Below is a genomic region from Rhodohalobacter sp. 614A.
GCGCTCCACTTTACGATAGCTCCCGTTCGATTTCATGATCCATCGTTGCTGGTTATCCCGCAGGTAAATATTCAGCATAAACTGAAGGTATTTTTTCAGAAGCGGGTGTTCGATGGGCGCCAATACTTCAACCCGGGCATCAAGGTTACGATGCATCCAGTCGGCCGAACCTGTAAAGTAAAGGTCGTCCCCACCGTGGTGGAAATAGTAACAGCGTGAATGTTCAAGGAACCGGCCAATAATGGAGTGGACGTGGATGTTATCACTCAAGCCTTTTTTCTGAGGAATAAGCCGGCAAACACCTCTTACAATCATATCGATTTTAACACCGGCTTGGGATGCTTCATACAGTTTCTGAATAATCAGTGGGTCTTCCAAGCTGTTCATTTTGGCAATAATGCGGGCTTCCCGTCCTTGCTTGGCTTCATCAATTTCGGCCTGGATTAAAGCCATGATGTTATTCCTCAAATGCTTGGGGGCAACAAATGTTTTTTTGAAAGTCTGATCAGGAGCGTAGCCGGTTAGAAGATTAAAAACATCGGAAACATCGGACGCAATATCGTCGCGACAGGTAAAGTATCCAAGGTCTTCATAGAGTTGAGCCGTATCCGGGTGATAATTCCCTGTTCCGATGTGCACATAACGGCGAAGCCCGTCTTCTTCCTCGCGGACAACAATCGTCAGTTTGGTATGAATTTTTAAACCGGCAATTCCGTACGAAACGTGAACTCCTGCTTTTTCAAGACGCTGTGCCCAGCTTATATTTCGCTCTTCATCAAACCGGGCTTTTAGTTCAATCAAAATGGCGACCTGTTTATCCGCTTCGGCCGCACGAATCAATGCATGCATTAAAGGCGAATCGCTGGAAGTTCTGTAGAGGGTTTGCTTGATGGCCAGAACTTTTGGATCACGCGCCGCTTCTTCTACAAAACGCTGGGTAGACGATTCAAAACTATGATAAGGATGGTGAACAATGAAATCGCCTTTTTTAATGACCTGGAAAACGCTCGGGGTTTCTTCATCAATAGGATGCCGGAAGACAGGATGAAGCGTGGGCACCCACTGTTCAATCTTCAAGTGCTGGAATCCCTCAATATTATACAGCTGCATTGCGTCTGCGAGCCCGATCGGCCCTTCCATTTCAAACACTTCATTTTGGTGAACATTGAGGTGGCTGAAGAGATATTTCTTGACATCAATCGGCATATTCTTGTCGATTTCCAGGCGCACAACTTCAGCAAACCTGCGTTCGCGAAGTTCTTCTTCAATCATTTCAAGGAGGTCATCAGCTTCTTCCTCATTGCGTTCGAGATCGGCATTTCTTGTTACCCGAAAAACATTTGCAGAAAGTACCTCCACGCCCGGAAAAAAACGTCCGATTTTTTCAACAATCAGATCCTTTACAGAAAGTAAAATTACCCGATCTTCCGTGTGCTCAAGTTGAATCCATCGGGGGCGATTGGCCGGGATTTTAATTCGTGCAAAAAGAAGTTCATCATTTGCCTTATTTCGAAGCTTGATAGCCAGAGACCGGCTTTTGTTTGAGATAAACGGGAAAGGATGCGCTTCGTCCACAGCCAGTGGCGTGATGATCGGATAGATTTGCTTCTCAAAATATTCATCCGCTTTTTGCTGAAGGGATGAATCCAGTTCGGAGTATTCCTTTATCTGGATGCCGTTCTTTTTCAGCTTCGGTAGCAGATCGTCCAGGTAACAACTTCGGTACTGCTTAATCATTTTTTTCACAACCCTTCGGATGGCATGGAGTTGTTCGTCCGGAGTTTTGCCGTCAACCGTTAATTCGGATACACCCGCATGAAGTTGTCTCTTTAAACCGCCTACGCGTTTTTGGAAAAACTCATCAAGATTGGAGCAAACAATCCCGATAAATTTTACCCTTTCAAGAAGAGGTAATTCCTCATTCAGAGCCACTTCCAGAACCCGCCAGTTAAACTTCAGCCAGTTAACCTCATAATTCAGAAAGTAGTCACTGCCGAAAATTTTCAGTTCGCTTGGTGTCAGGTCTTTTTGCAACCCTTTTTGTGAAAGAATCTCGTTTTTCAATGGATTCGATTTGGATTTCTTTTTCTTTAATTTTTGCAAGTTCACCGGTTTGAACTCATTCGTGTCCGG
It encodes:
- the ppk1 gene encoding polyphosphate kinase 1, producing MSKSSYSPDTNEFKPVNLQKLKKKKSKSNPLKNEILSQKGLQKDLTPSELKIFGSDYFLNYEVNWLKFNWRVLEVALNEELPLLERVKFIGIVCSNLDEFFQKRVGGLKRQLHAGVSELTVDGKTPDEQLHAIRRVVKKMIKQYRSCYLDDLLPKLKKNGIQIKEYSELDSSLQQKADEYFEKQIYPIITPLAVDEAHPFPFISNKSRSLAIKLRNKANDELLFARIKIPANRPRWIQLEHTEDRVILLSVKDLIVEKIGRFFPGVEVLSANVFRVTRNADLERNEEEADDLLEMIEEELRERRFAEVVRLEIDKNMPIDVKKYLFSHLNVHQNEVFEMEGPIGLADAMQLYNIEGFQHLKIEQWVPTLHPVFRHPIDEETPSVFQVIKKGDFIVHHPYHSFESSTQRFVEEAARDPKVLAIKQTLYRTSSDSPLMHALIRAAEADKQVAILIELKARFDEERNISWAQRLEKAGVHVSYGIAGLKIHTKLTIVVREEEDGLRRYVHIGTGNYHPDTAQLYEDLGYFTCRDDIASDVSDVFNLLTGYAPDQTFKKTFVAPKHLRNNIMALIQAEIDEAKQGREARIIAKMNSLEDPLIIQKLYEASQAGVKIDMIVRGVCRLIPQKKGLSDNIHVHSIIGRFLEHSRCYYFHHGGDDLYFTGSADWMHRNLDARVEVLAPIEHPLLKKYLQFMLNIYLRDNQQRWIMKSNGSYRKVERKKGEKKLGTHDFLMTHTKSYSEPIPRSHRGEK